In the genome of Paenibacillus sp. FSL R5-0766, one region contains:
- a CDS encoding aminoglycoside phosphotransferase family protein, which yields MEEGETMTIQLSQVNWVELDERIQQVMEQEYQIIPLPPGLEASVMRIEMEDQRYVLKVWDKDSKPDIAKQYRLLSKLYQSGIRVSKPYGWGLDEQENQVLLTSYDGKPITQLTQTKLIHLAERLMEVHRYPVNEVGTGEGEEYISRYDFVQYFFPQIELHDDINDLLAKLIQQVQIRQDRLIHGDYNLGNILEMDDQYTIIDWTNGQYGDPRYDMAWSVFLITIYNGENYGEMYRAQFARSSSYTYTLEEEQVFGAIACLRWILLRRVGNVPMGPDVMERVHNMAVHNPYLNEHLL from the coding sequence ATGGAAGAAGGGGAAACGATGACGATTCAACTTAGCCAGGTGAATTGGGTAGAACTGGATGAACGTATCCAGCAGGTGATGGAACAGGAGTATCAGATCATTCCCTTGCCACCTGGGCTGGAAGCGAGTGTGATGAGAATCGAAATGGAAGATCAGCGGTACGTATTGAAAGTCTGGGACAAGGATTCCAAACCGGATATCGCCAAACAATATCGATTATTGTCCAAGCTTTATCAAAGTGGAATTCGTGTTTCCAAACCCTACGGTTGGGGATTAGACGAGCAAGAGAATCAAGTGCTGTTAACGAGCTATGATGGAAAGCCGATTACCCAATTAACACAAACCAAGCTGATACATTTGGCTGAGCGATTAATGGAGGTCCATCGTTATCCGGTGAATGAAGTGGGTACTGGAGAAGGTGAAGAATACATATCCAGGTACGATTTTGTTCAATACTTTTTTCCTCAAATTGAATTACATGACGATATAAATGATCTTCTGGCAAAGTTGATTCAGCAGGTCCAGATCAGACAGGACCGTTTGATTCATGGCGATTATAATCTGGGAAACATTCTTGAGATGGACGACCAGTACACCATCATCGATTGGACTAATGGGCAATACGGTGATCCAAGGTACGATATGGCATGGTCTGTGTTTCTGATCACCATCTATAATGGAGAAAATTACGGCGAGATGTATCGCGCTCAATTTGCACGTTCTTCAAGTTATACGTACACGCTGGAAGAGGAGCAGGTTTTTGGAGCAATAGCTTGTCTTCGCTGGATTCTGTTAAGGCGCGTTGGGAATGTCCCCATGGGGCCAGATGTAATGGAAAGGGTTCACAACATGGCTGTCCATAATCCGTATTTGAATGAACATCTGCTGTAA
- a CDS encoding DinB family protein translates to METFFRYNWMVREQWYVWCEDVPLEELLWPRTGGVGNILQTLFHIIDVEWSWLQLLQGKPDDAEDFANYQNLEAVRRLDRKLRPDVEAFVTAWDSSMEKRAYIDHRSAGRDSTDSWGEVMRHVIAHEIHHMGQLSVWARELGKQPVSANVIGKGLIMPD, encoded by the coding sequence ATGGAAACATTCTTTCGTTATAACTGGATGGTGCGTGAGCAATGGTATGTTTGGTGTGAAGATGTACCGCTTGAAGAATTGCTTTGGCCTCGCACGGGCGGAGTAGGCAACATATTACAAACATTATTTCATATCATTGATGTAGAGTGGAGCTGGCTTCAGTTGCTTCAGGGCAAACCGGATGATGCAGAAGATTTTGCAAACTACCAGAATCTTGAGGCGGTAAGGCGACTCGATCGCAAGTTACGTCCTGATGTGGAGGCATTTGTTACAGCATGGGACTCGAGTATGGAAAAAAGAGCTTATATTGATCATCGCTCAGCTGGCAGGGACAGTACAGATTCATGGGGAGAAGTTATGCGACATGTGATCGCCCATGAGATTCACCATATGGGACAGCTGTCAGTATGGGCCAGAGAATTGGGCAAACAGCCAGTATCCGCCAATGTCATTGGCAAAGGACTGATTATGCCTGACTAA
- a CDS encoding GNAT family N-acetyltransferase produces the protein MKQLPVEWKSDRLIISNVEESDIPELESLYETSRYLHQWDGQEHDRNYVKECFEEGHLPPGGRLENYRIQSIRTNEDDRYIGLLSVYHGYPSEGSIYLEFLYIQSEIQKQGYGQELIQALTLHCSELGYKEIRINVALKNWPALRFWIKSGFNQISGIYGDLEHSEDTFANTELIKSL, from the coding sequence ATGAAACAACTTCCAGTAGAATGGAAGTCAGACCGACTTATTATCTCGAATGTGGAAGAATCCGATATTCCTGAACTTGAGTCCTTATATGAAACCAGTCGGTACTTGCATCAATGGGATGGACAAGAGCATGATCGGAACTATGTGAAAGAATGTTTTGAAGAAGGCCACCTTCCGCCGGGAGGCAGACTGGAGAATTATCGAATTCAATCCATTCGCACGAATGAGGATGACCGCTATATTGGTTTGTTAAGTGTGTACCATGGGTATCCCTCCGAGGGTTCGATCTATCTCGAATTTCTATATATCCAGAGCGAGATCCAGAAGCAGGGATATGGACAAGAATTAATTCAGGCGCTAACTCTGCACTGTTCCGAGCTTGGTTACAAGGAAATTCGAATTAACGTAGCGCTCAAAAATTGGCCTGCACTACGCTTCTGGATTAAATCCGGATTCAATCAGATTAGCGGAATTTATGGTGATCTTGAACATTCGGAGGATACCTTTGCCAATACAGAATTGATCAAATCTCTCTGA
- a CDS encoding cysteine hydrolase family protein encodes MATHCALLIIDVQVAMFDESDPVYQGERLLQKIRVLISRAREAGHAIIYIQHCEGAGSPLERGTLGWDIHPSIAPIAGDLVIEKETPDSFHKTDLHLKLQKDGVTELILAGMQTEVCVDTTCRRAYSLGYTVNLVQDAHSTWNSKTLQAEQIIAHHNTVLRLFANVVDTENAL; translated from the coding sequence ATGGCAACGCATTGTGCACTTCTAATCATTGACGTACAAGTAGCGATGTTTGATGAATCAGATCCCGTCTATCAAGGGGAACGATTGCTTCAGAAAATCCGGGTATTAATTTCCAGGGCCCGTGAAGCAGGGCATGCCATCATATATATACAGCACTGCGAAGGGGCAGGCAGTCCGCTGGAACGAGGAACACTGGGGTGGGACATCCATCCGTCCATTGCACCTATAGCTGGTGACCTCGTTATCGAGAAAGAGACACCGGATTCGTTTCACAAAACTGATCTGCATCTGAAATTGCAAAAAGATGGCGTGACGGAGTTGATTCTCGCGGGTATGCAGACTGAGGTATGTGTAGACACGACTTGCCGCAGAGCGTACAGTCTGGGTTACACGGTCAATCTGGTTCAAGATGCGCACAGCACATGGAATTCAAAGACGCTTCAAGCAGAGCAGATTATTGCACATCACAATACGGTACTGAGACTGTTTGCCAACGTGGTGGATACGGAGAATGCGCTGTAA
- a CDS encoding GrpB family protein, which translates to MEDQWRIAKYDPAWRDLFLETGSKLREALGEKALRIDHVGSTSIVGIDAKPIIDIQISVSNYENLLDYKHEIETVGFVFRAENPDKTKRYFREEPGSRRIHIHVRQAGSFSEQMTLLFRDYLREHPEDCLKYAEEKHRLMSLYKDQRSKYVEGKGPMVWSILQRAHRWSQEIGWQPAKSDA; encoded by the coding sequence ATGGAGGATCAATGGAGAATTGCGAAGTATGACCCGGCATGGCGTGATTTGTTTCTCGAAACGGGTTCGAAATTAAGAGAAGCTTTAGGAGAAAAGGCTCTGCGGATTGACCATGTTGGGTCCACTTCAATTGTTGGAATAGACGCCAAACCTATCATAGATATACAAATATCTGTTTCTAATTATGAGAATCTGTTGGACTACAAACATGAGATCGAAACAGTCGGATTTGTATTCAGAGCAGAAAATCCGGATAAGACTAAACGTTACTTTCGTGAAGAACCCGGAAGCAGAAGGATACATATACACGTTAGACAGGCAGGCAGTTTCTCCGAGCAGATGACCTTGCTGTTCAGAGACTATTTAAGGGAGCATCCAGAAGATTGTTTGAAATATGCAGAAGAAAAGCACAGACTCATGTCATTGTATAAAGATCAGCGTTCCAAATATGTTGAAGGAAAAGGACCAATGGTGTGGAGCATATTACAGAGAGCACATCGTTGGTCTCAAGAAATCGGATGGCAGCCGGCAAAATCTGACGCATGA
- a CDS encoding glycoside hydrolase family 43 protein, which produces MKYNNPVVKGFYPDPSVIQVHDTYYMVCSSFQYFPGVPLFESKDLLNWKQIGHCLTRKSQIQLETVNSSGGVFAPTIRHNNGRFYMVTTNDTTHQNFYVWTDNIYGEWSEPIYVDQGGIDPDLYFEDGRTLFMSNGVDDEGVGGIVQCELEIETGRKLTPSRSIWNGTGGRYLESPHLYKMNGYYYLLAAEGGTEYGHMVTYARGISSSGPFEAYAHNPVLTNRNLGGYELQGVGHGDLVQDDRGNWWLFHLGFRQIGRWATYHHLGREVFLTPITFGEDGWFTAGHEGTTLTSFETNRIPDTVIQQDKKHYTFANTDWNLDWCYLRHPNTEHYQLESDKLTLTGTDITLDVPASPTFIGLRQKDFNAKISVDVSLTSGEAGITIYMDENHHYEVAIRQEQDGYKVVERLNIGDIKSIEHEVNLGNKQHATLVIRSSQERYSFLFQTDGEEILLGTAQTRYLSSEVAGGFTGVLIGLYASGQDTSAEFTNFKCDYH; this is translated from the coding sequence ATGAAATACAATAACCCTGTTGTGAAAGGTTTTTATCCAGACCCTAGTGTGATTCAGGTGCACGATACCTACTATATGGTGTGTAGTTCTTTTCAATATTTCCCGGGCGTACCGCTCTTTGAAAGCAAGGATTTGCTGAATTGGAAGCAGATTGGTCACTGCCTGACTCGTAAAAGCCAGATTCAGCTCGAGACGGTGAACAGCTCCGGGGGTGTATTTGCCCCAACCATCAGGCACAATAACGGGCGTTTTTATATGGTCACAACGAATGATACAACGCATCAGAATTTCTATGTCTGGACGGATAATATCTACGGAGAATGGTCTGAGCCTATCTATGTGGATCAAGGCGGGATTGATCCCGATTTGTATTTTGAAGATGGAAGAACCTTGTTTATGAGTAACGGGGTGGATGATGAAGGCGTTGGCGGAATTGTTCAGTGCGAGCTTGAAATTGAAACTGGCCGCAAACTGACCCCGAGTCGTTCGATATGGAACGGAACAGGTGGACGATATCTGGAAAGTCCGCATCTTTATAAAATGAACGGTTACTATTACCTGCTTGCAGCCGAAGGCGGCACCGAGTATGGTCACATGGTAACGTATGCCCGGGGAATTTCATCCTCAGGACCGTTCGAAGCCTATGCGCACAATCCGGTTCTAACCAACCGTAATCTGGGCGGGTATGAGTTACAGGGTGTGGGGCATGGTGATCTGGTTCAGGATGATCGGGGAAACTGGTGGCTCTTTCACCTGGGATTCCGACAGATTGGCAGATGGGCTACGTACCATCATCTGGGCCGAGAAGTATTTCTGACTCCAATTACGTTTGGTGAAGACGGATGGTTTACAGCTGGGCATGAAGGCACAACACTGACGAGTTTTGAGACCAATCGTATCCCGGATACGGTGATCCAGCAGGATAAGAAGCATTATACGTTTGCAAATACAGACTGGAACCTCGACTGGTGTTATCTTCGTCATCCAAATACAGAGCATTATCAGCTTGAATCAGATAAGCTTACGCTAACAGGAACGGATATAACGCTGGACGTTCCGGCATCCCCAACGTTCATCGGGCTACGTCAAAAAGACTTTAATGCAAAAATTTCAGTCGATGTTAGTCTGACGAGTGGAGAAGCAGGTATCACGATCTACATGGATGAGAATCATCATTATGAAGTGGCTATTCGTCAGGAGCAGGACGGTTATAAGGTGGTCGAGCGTCTAAATATCGGTGATATCAAATCGATAGAACATGAAGTGAATCTGGGAAATAAACAACATGCAACGCTGGTGATCCGCTCAAGCCAGGAACGCTACAGTTTCCTGTTTCAAACAGATGGTGAAGAGATTCTGCTGGGCACGGCACAGACGAGATACCTTTCTTCGGAGGTGGCAGGAGGTTTTACAGGCGTACTCATTGGGTTATACGCGAGCGGGCAAGATACTTCAGCGGAGTTTACAAATTTCAAGTGTGATTATCATTAA
- a CDS encoding ArsR family transcriptional regulator → MIKANGEPQFLPLYEALASEVRWRIMDMIADREMNVKDIAAVLELSPSIVTMHIRKLEDAGLIGSRRVRINGGTHKLCYLKQNQIEIELPSASQTSRTREQTIAVGHYTAFDIHPTCGLGTLEKEIGVWDDPRYFLDPERVHAAILWFGKGYVEYKTPNFVLPDQTTDAIEISMELASEAPGLRDHWPSDIRFTFNGISLGTWTSPADFGRAARGKYTPEWWHRNVNQYGLLKTIRIDASGTYMDGERMSDITLTDIKLSEPFWTLRFTVDEESPNVGGLTIYGSGFGNHDQDIVIRVLQI, encoded by the coding sequence ATGATCAAAGCAAATGGAGAGCCCCAGTTCCTTCCTTTATATGAGGCGCTGGCAAGCGAAGTCAGATGGAGAATCATGGACATGATTGCAGATCGCGAAATGAATGTGAAGGATATTGCCGCAGTATTAGAGCTTAGCCCCTCCATTGTCACGATGCATATTCGCAAACTGGAGGATGCAGGTCTAATTGGCAGCAGAAGAGTTCGAATCAACGGAGGGACGCACAAATTATGTTACCTCAAGCAAAATCAGATTGAGATCGAGCTTCCATCCGCAAGCCAAACTTCACGAACCAGAGAACAGACGATAGCCGTCGGACACTATACTGCTTTTGATATTCACCCTACCTGTGGGCTAGGAACACTTGAGAAAGAAATCGGCGTATGGGATGATCCACGTTACTTCCTTGATCCTGAGCGTGTTCACGCCGCTATCCTGTGGTTTGGGAAGGGCTATGTTGAATATAAAACACCGAACTTTGTCCTTCCTGACCAGACAACCGATGCTATTGAAATTTCGATGGAACTGGCGTCTGAAGCTCCGGGATTGCGAGATCATTGGCCTTCGGATATTCGTTTCACCTTCAATGGCATTTCACTTGGAACGTGGACAAGCCCTGCCGACTTTGGCAGAGCAGCACGCGGCAAATATACGCCGGAATGGTGGCATCGCAATGTGAATCAGTATGGATTATTGAAGACCATCCGCATTGATGCCTCCGGTACGTATATGGATGGTGAGCGGATGTCAGACATTACTCTAACGGATATTAAGCTTAGCGAACCGTTCTGGACGCTACGTTTCACGGTTGACGAGGAAAGCCCCAATGTAGGGGGATTAACGATCTATGGTTCCGGTTTTGGTAACCATGATCAGGATATTGTTATTCGTGTACTTCAGATCTGA
- a CDS encoding NUDIX pyrophosphatase, with protein MSRAPFQILVFPYTRLKDSNDYAYAIFRRSREGYWQGIAGGGEDEEKPLEAAMREAFEEAGIPLNSKYRSLNSRSTHSVVDVVGYFMWGPDTFVIPEYCFGVELDEMDLSLSNEHSEYKWVAYEEAREILKWDSNRVAIWELNQRLIRESSK; from the coding sequence GTGTCTCGAGCACCATTTCAAATATTAGTTTTTCCTTATACCAGGTTGAAAGATTCAAATGACTATGCATACGCTATCTTTCGAAGATCAAGAGAAGGTTACTGGCAGGGCATAGCTGGGGGAGGGGAAGATGAAGAAAAACCATTAGAAGCAGCCATGAGAGAAGCATTTGAAGAGGCGGGAATCCCTTTAAATAGTAAATACAGGAGTCTTAATTCAAGATCGACTCACTCCGTGGTAGATGTGGTTGGTTATTTTATGTGGGGACCTGATACATTTGTTATTCCTGAGTATTGCTTTGGAGTAGAACTAGATGAAATGGATCTGTCTTTATCCAATGAGCACTCAGAATATAAATGGGTGGCTTATGAAGAAGCTCGTGAAATACTTAAATGGGATAGTAATAGAGTAGCAATCTGGGAATTGAATCAAAGACTGATCAGAGAGTCATCGAAATAG
- a CDS encoding metallophosphoesterase family protein, protein MKVAILTDIHGNVPALQAVLVDIDSRGDIEHTFCLGDMIGIGPYSNEVIEMLYSRENMIAISGNHEEGVLNLLQNKGPLEGHKGMAEHHEWIGRHLSAESIKKIQALPKFVEKEVEGRRFLLTHYHMNNDKLDVIDKEPSRTKLDARYQGTAHDLVCFGHYHILHYYKTDQRVYMNPGALGCNDLAIARYGIVDLQEGNIDVKFIGVPYDNREYLKSYERLNVPDRAFILKAFHGNQLEREDSERS, encoded by the coding sequence ATGAAGGTTGCCATCTTAACCGATATTCATGGGAATGTTCCTGCGCTTCAAGCGGTATTGGTTGATATCGATTCCAGAGGAGACATTGAGCATACATTTTGTTTGGGAGATATGATCGGTATTGGCCCGTACTCCAATGAAGTGATCGAGATGTTGTACAGCCGCGAAAATATGATAGCGATTTCGGGGAATCACGAAGAGGGCGTATTGAATTTGCTTCAAAATAAGGGTCCATTAGAAGGGCACAAAGGCATGGCCGAGCATCACGAATGGATTGGTCGGCATTTGAGTGCAGAATCGATCAAGAAAATTCAAGCTCTACCGAAATTCGTTGAAAAAGAGGTAGAAGGACGTCGGTTCCTTTTGACTCACTATCATATGAACAACGACAAGTTGGATGTCATCGATAAAGAACCATCCAGGACCAAATTGGATGCAAGATATCAGGGAACGGCCCATGATTTGGTTTGTTTTGGTCATTATCATATTCTTCATTATTATAAGACAGATCAAAGAGTATATATGAATCCGGGCGCTCTAGGCTGTAACGATCTTGCCATTGCCAGATATGGCATCGTGGATCTCCAAGAGGGGAACATTGATGTGAAATTCATTGGCGTTCCATATGACAATAGAGAGTATCTGAAATCGTATGAACGGTTGAACGTTCCGGATCGGGCTTTTATTTTGAAGGCATTCCATGGGAATCAGTTGGAGAGAGAGGATAGTGAACGTTCGTAG
- a CDS encoding GNAT family N-acetyltransferase: MGLTEWSIDILQYDLSDEYSIRKADFAEWGLYCTIYYDMRYVGFFREEEFSSSKISAYWIYKGESKIGGVRMEPNQMYHLFFVPPFQQCFEVLKLLKHKLLQWSDRTKRILTFEILPDQVDLYARAGFWPVEFRCRWMQRPTDHFEIEWDSRVTVKSPEIIESETGNRKYVNEDEIAQCDLESFAGSLEATRRKHTTLADFIPSDDPNYTNEILTEASTLVYDKETGQLIANCRLCLQDNQAAVYSIGVRPAYRGRGLATLMLQRALNALKGQYPVLRLYVMQGNDAESVYLNLGFIPGVQEIQTMYIPEEESQ; this comes from the coding sequence ATGGGGTTAACTGAGTGGTCTATAGATATTCTTCAATATGATCTGTCGGATGAATATTCGATTCGCAAAGCAGATTTTGCCGAATGGGGATTATATTGCACGATTTATTATGATATGCGTTATGTCGGATTTTTCAGAGAAGAAGAGTTCAGTTCTTCCAAGATCAGTGCGTACTGGATTTACAAAGGGGAAAGCAAAATAGGTGGCGTGAGAATGGAGCCTAACCAGATGTATCATTTGTTTTTTGTCCCGCCATTCCAGCAGTGCTTTGAGGTGTTGAAGCTCCTGAAGCATAAATTATTACAGTGGTCGGATCGCACCAAACGTATTCTGACCTTTGAGATTCTTCCAGACCAAGTCGATCTATATGCAAGAGCTGGATTCTGGCCAGTGGAGTTCAGATGTCGCTGGATGCAGCGGCCTACAGATCATTTTGAAATCGAATGGGACAGCAGGGTAACCGTGAAGAGTCCAGAGATTATTGAAAGTGAAACCGGCAATAGAAAATATGTGAATGAAGATGAGATTGCTCAATGTGACCTGGAGAGTTTTGCAGGAAGTCTTGAAGCTACACGAAGAAAACATACCACTCTTGCAGATTTTATACCAAGTGATGACCCTAATTATACCAATGAAATTCTGACCGAAGCGTCCACGCTTGTATATGACAAGGAAACGGGACAGCTTATTGCAAATTGTCGCTTGTGCTTGCAAGATAATCAGGCTGCTGTGTATAGCATAGGGGTTCGGCCGGCATATAGAGGAAGAGGGCTTGCTACACTGATGTTACAGAGAGCTTTGAATGCGCTTAAGGGTCAATATCCCGTGCTGCGATTGTATGTGATGCAAGGAAATGATGCGGAGTCGGTGTATCTGAATCTGGGATTTATTCCGGGTGTGCAGGAGATTCAGACGATGTATATTCCTGAGGAGGAGTCACAATGA
- a CDS encoding DUF1361 domain-containing protein gives MKDNKHPVQDLRLIVTLLVATLCCLGIVMYLRAQTDTNMYRFLSWDMFLAWVPFIISSCIRYIFNKKLTTTSMICMGLMCGVWLFFLPNAAYLFTEILHSFRYFDAQGEVRFWVNIDFWYGLTLTFAVAIIGLLLSTCSIIQIHGMLNQLINKYISMMVVGVILLLSSIGVYIGRFHRWNSWDVLSRPGKIFVDLVNDFNAANSIMVEFVVIVFAVQFFGYVILSLLTARSGSSSSLERAKDLKL, from the coding sequence ATGAAAGATAACAAACATCCGGTTCAAGATCTCCGACTCATCGTTACCTTGCTCGTGGCTACTCTTTGTTGTCTAGGTATTGTGATGTATTTACGTGCCCAAACAGATACGAATATGTATCGATTTTTAAGTTGGGATATGTTCCTGGCATGGGTACCATTTATCATCTCATCCTGCATTAGATACATATTCAATAAGAAATTAACCACAACGAGCATGATATGTATGGGGCTGATGTGTGGAGTATGGCTCTTTTTTCTGCCCAATGCGGCCTATCTTTTTACGGAGATTCTGCATTCATTCAGATATTTTGATGCTCAAGGGGAGGTTAGATTTTGGGTTAATATTGATTTTTGGTATGGACTCACCCTGACGTTTGCCGTAGCGATCATCGGATTGCTGCTCTCGACTTGTTCGATCATTCAAATCCACGGCATGTTAAACCAATTAATAAATAAGTACATTAGCATGATGGTTGTTGGTGTTATTTTGCTATTGAGCAGTATAGGGGTCTACATTGGGAGATTTCATCGGTGGAATTCGTGGGATGTATTATCCCGACCGGGGAAGATCTTTGTGGATCTTGTGAATGATTTTAATGCAGCGAACAGCATAATGGTTGAGTTTGTTGTCATTGTATTTGCGGTTCAATTTTTTGGATACGTTATTTTATCTTTGCTAACAGCAAGGTCTGGCAGTTCATCTTCATTGGAAAGGGCAAAGGATCTGAAATTATGA
- a CDS encoding GNAT family N-acetyltransferase: MIREAEARDAEVIERLYKELLPNNLNTKVLAERIEEVRNNPNSFLFVYELGDQVIGTAHLHICLDALVENRPFGVVERVIITEHVQSKGYGSELMKHIEHVCEQKNCVKVFLTSGSSRNEAHHFYTKLGYNGESSKAFKKYL; this comes from the coding sequence ATGATAAGAGAGGCAGAAGCTAGGGATGCAGAGGTTATTGAAAGGCTGTATAAAGAATTATTGCCAAACAACTTAAACACGAAGGTACTGGCAGAACGGATTGAAGAAGTTCGGAATAACCCAAACAGTTTTTTGTTTGTGTATGAACTGGGTGATCAGGTGATCGGAACGGCTCATTTACATATATGTCTGGATGCTTTGGTGGAAAATAGACCATTCGGCGTAGTTGAGCGGGTTATCATTACGGAACATGTGCAGAGCAAGGGATATGGATCTGAATTGATGAAACACATAGAGCATGTATGTGAGCAGAAAAATTGTGTGAAGGTGTTTCTTACGAGCGGATCATCCAGAAACGAAGCACATCACTTTTATACGAAATTGGGGTACAACGGAGAATCCAGCAAGGCATTTAAAAAGTATTTATAA
- a CDS encoding GNAT family N-acetyltransferase translates to MEQVTLQPITKENELECIHLKPREDQQDLVASNADSLIHATKEITSKPYGILAEDQMVGFILFDNEIYNDGYYWILRFMIDEKYQGRGYGKLAIQEVIHMLQERSDCQQIRVSHVPHNIAANALYKRCGFQDTGEFEDNGDIILSYQVR, encoded by the coding sequence ATGGAGCAAGTGACGTTACAACCTATAACCAAAGAAAATGAACTTGAGTGCATCCACCTTAAACCACGGGAAGATCAGCAGGATTTGGTAGCCAGCAATGCGGATTCATTGATTCATGCAACGAAGGAAATTACGTCCAAACCATACGGTATTTTGGCAGAGGATCAGATGGTCGGTTTTATTTTATTTGATAACGAGATCTACAATGACGGGTATTACTGGATTCTGCGCTTCATGATTGATGAGAAGTACCAGGGGAGGGGTTACGGCAAACTTGCCATTCAAGAAGTGATTCATATGTTGCAAGAGAGAAGTGACTGCCAGCAAATCAGGGTATCCCATGTTCCACATAACATTGCGGCAAATGCGCTGTATAAACGTTGCGGATTTCAGGACACGGGTGAATTCGAGGACAACGGTGATATCATTTTAAGTTATCAAGTGAGGTAA
- a CDS encoding GNAT family N-acetyltransferase: MKIEYATEADYDYIIERDRHIHQPLVKTKISEKEIFILWDEDEGSRVGWMRYGYFWDNLPFMNMVWIDEPYRNGGYGKKVVHYWENLMKQQGFDTVMTSTQSDEHAQHFYRKLGYVDAGALLLDTQPLEIILTKKI; this comes from the coding sequence ATGAAGATTGAGTATGCAACGGAAGCTGACTACGACTACATCATTGAAAGAGATCGGCATATCCATCAGCCACTTGTGAAAACGAAGATTAGTGAGAAAGAAATATTCATCCTATGGGACGAGGACGAGGGATCAAGAGTTGGATGGATGAGGTACGGTTACTTTTGGGATAACCTTCCCTTCATGAATATGGTCTGGATTGATGAACCCTATCGAAACGGCGGATATGGCAAAAAAGTGGTACATTACTGGGAAAATTTAATGAAGCAACAAGGCTTTGATACGGTGATGACTTCAACGCAATCAGACGAACATGCCCAACATTTCTATCGAAAGCTGGGGTATGTTGATGCAGGGGCTCTGTTGCTCGATACACAACCTTTGGAAATTATATTGACCAAGAAAATTTAG